One segment of Daphnia magna isolate NIES linkage group LG2, ASM2063170v1.1, whole genome shotgun sequence DNA contains the following:
- the LOC116916490 gene encoding zinc transporter 2, whose translation MDMVDANSAGGLSIPGSTQRRKKAYSVSLHENNFDISEVPCLEEVSSSNDGGTLTPVADKCINCGQNIPSSACKENDVRQSRTPITNHSPRSQNIKRIPGTELQPVATSHLEYESCASSGETPLLDHCHRARVSTVDSKAKKKLIIASVLCLVFMVGEVVGGYLANSLAIATDAAHLLTDFASFMISLFSLWLASRPPTKRMSFGWHRAEVIGALTSVLMIWVVTGILVYLAIQRLVNKDFDIDAKIMLITSGIGVAINLVMGCTLHQHGHSHGGNNNQHSHSAHSHDTESQPLLSHSHGGHTHDDVENINVRAAFIHVVGDFVQSLGVFIAAIIIFFKPDWVIIDPICTFLFSILVLFTTITILKDALTVLMEGLPRGLDFNRVQETFLLIDGVIRVHNLRIWALTMDKVALAAHLAIRPDARTQEVLLQASRLVRSQFDVYEMTLQIEEFEAGMEDCVQCQDPLD comes from the exons ATGGATATGGTCGATGCAAATTCAGCTGGTGGCCTTTCAATCCCGGGATCTACCCAACGACGGAAAAAAGCTTATAGCGTATCCCTACACGAAAATAATTTTGACATCTCGGAAGTACCTTGTCTAGAAGAAGTTTCCTCCTCAAATGATGGTGGTACTCTAACACCTGTTGCAGACAAATGCATTAATTGCGGACAAAATATACCATCAAGTGCTTGCAAGGAGAATGATGTGAGACAAAGCAGAACTCCCATAACCAATCACAGTCCAAGGAGTCAAAATATCAAGAGAATCCCTGGGACTGAACTACAACCAGTTGCTACTTCACA TTTGGAATATGAGTCATGTGCATCCAGTGGGGAAACTCCTCTTTTGG ATCACTGCCATAGGGCAAGAGTGTCAACTGTAGATTCAAAGGCTAAGAAAAAGCTTATAATAGCAAGTGTTCTATGTTTAGTCTTCATGGTAGGAGAAGTTGTAG GAGGTTACCTTGCAAATAGCTTGGCAATAGCCACAGATGCAGCTCACCTTCTAACAGATTTTGCTTCATTCATGATATCATTGTTTAGTTTGTGGCTTGCGTCAAGACCTCCAACTAAGCGGATGAGTTTTGGTTGGCACCGCGCAG AAGTTATTGGAGCACTGACATCGGTATTGATGATATG GGTTGTAACAGGGATTTTAGTTTACTTGGCTATTCAAAGACTTGTTAACAAAGACTTCGATATTGATGCCAAAATCATGTTAATAACATCGGGAATAGGAGTAGCCATCAACTTAGTAATGGGTTGCACGCTCCACCAGCATGGACATAGCCATGGAGGGAACAACAATCAACATAGCCACTCGGCCCACAGCCATGACACCGAAAGCCAACCTTTACTCAGCCATAGTCACGGTGGGCATACGCATGATGATGTGGAGAATATCAATGTCCGAGCAG CCTTTATTCATGTTGTTGGAGATTTTGTTCAAAGTCTTGGAGTTTTCATAGCCGccatcataattttttttaag CCGGATTGGGTAATAATCGATCCTATCTgcacatttttatttagcaTCTTAGTTCTATTCACAACGATCACAATCTTAAAAGATGCGTTGACCGTATTGATGGAGG GTTTGCCACGCGGACTAGATTTTAATAGAGTGCAGGAAACTTTTTTGTTGATAGATG GTGTGATTCGTGTACACAATCTTCGCATATGGGCTCTCACAATGGACAAAGTAGCATTAGCTGCGCATTTGGCTATTC GTCCTGACGCACGGACACAAGAAGTGTTGTTGCAAGCATCGCGATTGGTGCGTTCTCAATTTGATGTCTACGAGATGACGCTGCAAATTGAAGAATTTGAAGCTGGGATGGAAGATTGCGTCCAATGCCAAGACCCTTTAGATTAA
- the LOC116916491 gene encoding 39S ribosomal protein L38, mitochondrial has translation MSLLINQVKLGRNLLSLTQPLFLQPNRELRGKAPDVARSLKQRLDEISRAKRDPNLHFKVNIGLPHLKPSRGEEYSCRQKILRSRKGLQSLPNEQISLEEIRKEWLKTSAPFHIRAVAEHYNIFEDLFGEAFFLPRIPLSIKYEQPDGSNLPVYFGNQIKPKEAAVAPSVVFEGDPSSLWSLVLTNPDGHLSEKDAECVHWFIGNIPGNDIKKGEEIVSYLQPFPPRGTGNQRLVFVLYKQEKIIDFSSYRKSAPCLELANRTFHMKRFYREMQDSITPAGLSFFQSDWDDSLTEFFHKTLNMKEPIYDFDFPEPYKKPPVWFPKKAAFNLYLDKHRDPKQISKELLLKRMKTVDPFEPKKPEPKYPNALPEDNKLPSWVRVEIRKQRLKWGRYSDM, from the exons atgtcTCTACTAATAAATCAAGTAAAATTAGGCCGTAATTTATTATCATTAACCCAGCCGCTATTCTTACAGCCCAACCGTGAACTCAGAGGAAAAGCTCCGGATGTTGCAAGATCGCTTAAGCAGCGACTAGATG AAATTTCTAGGGCCAAAAGAGATCCTAATCTCCATTTCAAAGTCAATATAGGTTTACCTCACCTAAAACCATCAAGAGGAGAAGAATATTCTTGTAGGCAGAAAATATTACGGTCACGAAAAGGACTTCAGTCATTGCCCAATGAACAAATATCATTAGAAGAAATCAGAAAAGAGTGGCTCAAAACATCTGCTCCTTTCCATATAAGAGCTGTAGCTGAGCATTACAACATCTTTGAAGATCTATTTGGAGAAGCTTTCTTCTTACCAAGAATTCCACTCTCCATCAAATATGAACAGCCTGATGGCTCAAATTTACCAGTTTACTTTGGGAACCAGATAAAACCAAAAGAG GCTGCTGTAGCCCCTAGTGTAGTGTTTGAAGGAGATCCTTCTTCACTTTGGTCACTAGTTCTGACAAATCCAGATGGCCACCTCAGTGAAAAAGATGCTGAATGTGTACACTGGTTCAT TGGAAATATTCCTGGCAATGACATCAAGAAAGGAGAGGAAATTGTTAGTTATTTACAACCTTTTCCGCCAAGAGGAACTGGAAATCAGAGACTTGTATTTGTATTGTACAAGCAAGAGAAAATCATTGATTTTAGTTCATATAGGAAAAGTGCACCATG CTTAGAGTTAGCTAACAGGACATTTCATATGAAGAGATTTTATAGAGAAATGCAAGATTCTATCACGCCTGCAGGCCTATCTTTTTTCCAAAGTGACTGGGATGATTCATTAACCGAATTTTTCCACAAAACACTCA ATATGAAAGAACCAATTTATGACTTCGATTTTCCTGAGCCATATAAGAAGCCGCCAGTATGGTTTCCAAAGAAAGCAGCATTCAATTT gTACCTAGACAAACATCGTGACCCGAAACAAATATCCAAGGAATTACTTCTGAAACGGATGAAGACAGTCGATCCTTTTGAACCCAAAAAGCCTGAGCCCAAATATCCGAATGCACTACCTGAGGACAACAAATTACCTTCATGGGTTCGGGTGGAAATTCGGAAACAAAGATTGAAATGGGGTCGTTATAGCGATATGTAA
- the LOC116935010 gene encoding TBC1 domain family member 31, with the protein MLSGRMAYFTNPAISRESLKIILGNFEVIPEDHRLKLWMTAILQLPNNKTQYLKLRKAGQKLDSSVKLLEDDKIGNEAKVCNQVLKSLFAHCSSLRQFNHFNLADFVEPFSGLLVSHELIYFEVMLTILVNWCQHWFDHIPLPPYTLLSMLDIIFLKNHPELYKHLSNLGIRAIDYAWRWLSTSFKTIVDPQEWLIVWDHILVNEPNFMYFIPLAACKLQSRDLMELSTHSEIMEMLHSTIPLDANSLLKEAYKMCDATPVELQLSQMHHFHPLIPGYYPTLNPTDLITFHSTENSDLGNLNQLLEKVQETAAEVENVIKDGMALRRWIMNQQDKLFILP; encoded by the exons ATGTTATCTGGAAGAATGGCATATTTTACCAATCCAGCTATTTCAAGAGAGtctttgaaaattattttaggTAATTTTGAGGTAATTCCAGAAGATCATAGACTGAAATTATGGATGACTGCCATACTCCAATTGCCCAACAACAAGACCCAGTATTTGAAGTTGAGAAAAGCAGGGCAGAAATTAGATTCCAGCGTGAAGTTACTAGAAGATGACAAAATTGGAAATGAAGCAAAAGTTTGCAATCAAGTACTTAAAAGCTTGTTTGCACATTGTTCATCACTTAGGCAGTTCAATCACTTTAACTTGGCTGATTTTGTGGAACCTTTTTCTGGTCTTTTAGTATCTCATGAATTAATATATTTTGAGGTCATGCTAACAATTCTTG TGAATTGGTGCCAACATTGGTTTGATCATATCCCTTTACCACCTTACACACTCTTGTCAATGCTGGATATTATATTCCTAAAAAACCATCCTGAGCTTTATAAACATCTTTCAAATCTAGGTATCAGAGCTATTGACTATGCTTG gAGATGGCTGAGTACTTCTTTCAAAACT ATAGTTGATCCTCAGGAATGGCTAATAGTTTGGGATCACATATTGGTCAATGAACCCAATTTTATGTATTTCATTCCTTTGGCTGCTTGCAAACTTCAAAGTAGAGACCTAATGGAGCTTTCAACCCACAGTGAAATAATG GAAATGCTTCACAGCACAATACCTCTTGATGCAAATTCCTTATTGAAAGAAGCCTACAAAATGTGTGATGCAACACCTGTGGAACTACAGCTCAGTCAAATGCATCATTTTCATCCATTGATTCCTGGTTACTATCCAACATTGAATCCCACTGATTTGATCACCTTTCATTCAACAGAAAATAGTGACCTGGGCAATCTTAATCAACTTCTTG AAAAAGTTCAAGAAACGGCAGCTGAGGTGGAAAACGTCATCAAGGACGGTATGGCATTACGAAGATGGATTATGAATCAACAAGATAAGCTGTTCATTCTACCttaa
- the LOC116916484 gene encoding LOW QUALITY PROTEIN: polycomb protein Asx (The sequence of the model RefSeq protein was modified relative to this genomic sequence to represent the inferred CDS: inserted 1 base in 1 codon), giving the protein MIKQLDFFWCETSIFLFRKKEMSESFSIDVNVADSISPEPRMLKRPTLQLALKQQAKRRRRNTSIATQGNLNGMPPIPRVIVKVLPPLPLNEPTKVNEVSESEADEVQVVSQRNATSLPTQTTMREVLASIPGFKTTKRTTRNLSAAAQIQRAQEGCVDLQNPSSILAKANLRGILNKHSFGSLPPLYQHKLIQLLPEVDRCPDGSSKLSSTALSNEFFGRACQKWRDRLASGEFTPEFQQKIRAEAERDKGKLDPWKVKHFEPFWGSRGESSSSEPPTAVAPTSKTCSSVASKRKTVLSGLAEDDTPPKKRIISRKIGRRKMKRKKSIRKIVTHLDSEDKNQATSEDTPLIYEEVVTKDATSVKPAETQPVEMPEEISAIHPSIGIDETENSPGIEFMDTLNVEKEMASTSHPTQENDSDPHSLACQGTSGNDSMEMVDRLEDPLFIESPQREIDLENDKLVDTLQESSKSPSEESETQTEGNKNTDVQDTSTGMTASEEDDGLYLNSSHPATAIKDSLPSSDCDEEKISKDESANNCQMQIDNGRALSEMKDFLTSSVGHFVQEDSSPEDYFQSHQVTEALELLRDIHDREDSAPLAIEQQTITPTTTENVSTDQRDEIDLAENSKSSQNEGQTMEPPAKQDSAAELDSSMTPVPKQHELPPIATAEKSVETKADDTCHKNDRVVSTNVSVKLEAPAIALPQVSNAETSTIISEKQSATKIETPIQQPTTVTLTLPFPVTLPLNLPLTLPISLPPGTTLVVSDPSSLVGLRTSNTCTTAEVGKTISSVTSLTPIAPNKPRIASTSSSPSRILPRSTQPTSNPVAVAGTSSSTTSGLIAPRNGSGKQSQPSRAXPGTVNLERSYRICQAVIENSPNCEQLKAQLRPPSAFSSSVVVLPSSSPVTGNVAASSANRSNISKNGAKNNLATKPCKGTAAGKIANQQGVGDVKVAPQSLGATSPPGVILVHPGTANMGVADQQSVVTNKVVAPSPVQLPRQQVVCTTPNASEAVNHPSSKTPSANLGGNRTIGVIPQQLRPASTPPQPRPLVFPNAPQQAQQSTTTAQCYQQQQPSTITAGQQVTYLPFNNWPQQRPPQQQDRNTPKAIAPATVRTGTHTQQVYNNLQQTSSNSFIQEQTVQQQTPVAQRTQQPVNARQSSTVTIQTQQYASSSSVQINLQPMTMQQLQKPPNQQQQGTRQSWAGPSVQQQKQININASSVVPSRNPVATPQTPPFVQNDVQLVSMGMSMRAQVPGNGSSITPQLPINADPAITGNSTDSSNEEVIEKAPQTTDCDCQLKAMVMCQRCGAFCHDDCIGPTQLCFTCIIP; this is encoded by the exons ATGATAAAACAGCTTGATTTTTTCTGGTGTGAG acatcaatatttttatttcgaaaaaaagaaatgtcggAAAGTTTTTCCATTGACGTCAATGTGGCGGATTCAATAAGTCCTGAACCTCGGATGCTGAAGCGGCCCACATTGCAGTTAGCCTTGAAGCAGCAGGCCAAACGTAGAAGGAGAAATACCAGCATAGCTACACAAGGAAATTTGAATGGAATGCCACCCATTCCACGAGTAATTGTAAAAGTGTTACCTCCATTGCCTTTAAATGAACCAACAAAAGTGAATGAAGTCAGTGAATCAGAAGCAGATGAAGTTCAAGTTGTATCTCAGAGAAATGCTACAAGTCTACCAACACAAACAACCATGAGGGAAGTGTTAGCATCCATTCCTGGatttaaaacaacaaaaagaactaCAAGAAACTTGTCTGCTGCAGCACAAATACAGAGAGCTCAAGAGGGTTGTGTTGATCTTCAAAACCCCTCTTCTATTCTGGCTAAGGCAAACCTTCGTGGAATCCTTAACAAACATtcatttggaagcttaccccCATTATATCAGCACAAACTCATACAGTTGTTACCAGAAGTTGATAGATGTCCAGATGGCAGTTCAAAATTAAGCAGTACTGCCCTTAGCAACGAATTTTTTGGTCGTGCCTGCCAAAAGTGGAGAGATCGCCTTGCTTCAGGTGAATTTACTCCAGAATTCCAACAGAAAATTCGAGCCGAGGCCGAACGAGACAAAGGCAAGTTAGATCCATGGAAAGTCAAACATTTCGAACCTTTTTGGGGATCTAGAGGGGAATCCTCTTCTTCAGAACCTCCCACTGCAGTTGCTCCGACTAGTAAAACTTGTTCTAGTGTAGCATCCAAAAGGAAAACAGTTCTTTCTGGGCTAGCAGAGGATGATACTCCACCTAAGAAGCGTATAATCAGCCGGAAAATCGGaagaaggaaaatgaaaagaaaaaaatctattagGAAAATTGTTACCCACTTGGATAGTGAAGACAAAAACCAGGCTACCTCAGAAGATACTCCTTTGATATACGAAGAAGTTGTTACCAAAGATGCGACATCTGTCAAACCCGCTGAGACACAGCCAGTAGAAATGCCTGAAGAGATTAGTGCTATTCACCCCTCTATAGGCATTGATGAAACTGAAAATAGTCCCGGGATCGAATTTATGGACACGTTAaatgtagaaaaagaaatggcgtcAACCTCACATCCAACGCAAGAAAACGATTCAGACCCGCATTCCCTAGCTTGTCAAGGGACATCTGGTAATGACTCTATGGAAATGGTGGATCGTCTGGAAGATCCGTTGTTCATTGAATCGCCACAAAGGGAAATTGATCTAGAAAACGATAAATTAGTTGACACGCTACAAGAAAGTAGCAAAAGTCCGTCAGAGGAATCGGAAACCCAAACTgagggaaataaaaacactGACGTTCAGGACACGTCCACTGGCATGACTGCATCCGAGGAAGACGATGGTTTATATCTCAATAGTTCTCATCCCGCTACTGCTATTAAGGATTCTCTCCCTTCATCAGACTGTGACGAAGAAAAAATATCGAAGGATGAAAGTGCGAATAATTGCCAGATGCAAATTGACAATGGACGTGCATTGAGCGAAATGAAAGATTTTCTCACTAGCAGTGTAGGACATTTTGTCCAGGAAGATTCATCACCTGAAGATTATTTCCAAAGTCATCAAGTGACAGAAGCCCTAGAATTATTAAGAGATATTCATGACAGGGAAGATTCAGCTCCTTTGGCAATAGAACAGCAAACCATTACGCCAACCACAACTGAAAATGTGTCAACCGACCAACGAGATGAAATAGATTTAGCTGAAAATAGCAAATCTTCCCAAAATGAAGGGCAGACGATGGAACCACCTGCCAAACAGGATTCAGCAGCAGAACTTGATTCTTCCATGACCCCTGTTCCAAAGCAGCATGAATTACCGCCCATTGCGACAGCAGAGAAGTCCGTGGAAACCAAGGCAGATGATACTTGCCATAAAAACGATCGTGTTGTGTCGACAAATGTTTCCGTCAAACTTGAAGCACCAGCAATCGCACTTCCACAAGTCAGCAATGCTGAAACGTCTACTATTATATCCGAGAAACAGAGTGCCACAAAAATTGAGACACCTATTCAACAACCAACCACTGTGACCCTAACTCTGCCATTTCCAGTGACACTGCCTCTGAATTTGCCTCTTACTTTGCCCATTTCCCTTCCACCGGGTACTACGCTGGTCGTTTCGGATCCCTCTTCGTTAGTGGGACTACGCACAAGCAATACCTGCACAACGGCAGAAGTGGGTAAAACAATTTCATCCGTGACATCTTTGACACCGATTGCACCCAACAAACCGCGGATAGCTTCTACATCATCCTCTCCATCTCGAATACTTCCGCGAAGTACTCAACCGACTAGTAACCCGGTCGCAGTTGCTGGAACTTCATCCTCGACGACCAGTGGTTTGATTGCCCCTCGTAACGGATCTGGCAAGCAAAGCCAACCATCTAGAG CCCCTGGAACGGTTAATCTCGAACGATCGTATCGTATTTGCCAGGCAGTTATTGAAAACAGCCCAAATTGTGAGCAACTCAAGGCACAGCTGCGTCCACCTTCCGCTTTCTCCAGCAGCGTTGTGGTCTTACCGTCGAGCTCCCCAGTCACGGGCAACGTTGCTGCGTCTAGCGCCAACCGGTCAAACATCAGTAAAAATGGGGCTAAAAATAATTTGGCCACAAAACCATGCAAAGGAACCGCGGCTGGGAAGATAGCAAATCAGCAAGGTGTTGGTGATGTCAAAGTAGCTCCACAATCTTTAGGCGCTACGTCTCCGCCCGGCGTTATTCTCGTGCACCCGGGAACCGCCAATATGGGAGTTGCTGATCAACAATCGGTCGTCACCAACAAAGTGGTTGCTCCGTCCCCCGTTCAACTTCCGAGGCAGCAAGTTGTTTGCACCACACCAAATGCTTCAGAGGCAGTTAATCATCCGTCTTCTAAGACACCTTCCGCAAACCTTGGCGGGAACCGGACAATAGGAGTGATTCCGCAACAGCTGAGACCAGCATCGACTCCTCCACAGCCAAGACCATTAGTGTTCCCTAATGCCCCTCAACAGGCTCAACAATCAACGACAACGGCTCAATGttaccagcaacaacaacctaGTACTATTACCGCCGGTCAACAAGTTACCTACCTCCCTTTCAATAATTGGCCGCAACAACGACCGCCGCAACAGCAAGACAGAAACACTCCCAAGGCAATAGCCCCAGCTACCGTCCGAACTGGAACACATACCCAGCAAGTTTACAACAATCTCCAGCAAACGAGCAGCAATTCTTTTATTCAAGAACAAACTGTCCAACAGCAAACCCCAGTGGCACAAAGAACTCAGCAACCAGTTAATGCCAGACAATCTTCAACTGTCACAATTCAGACCCAGCAATATGCTTCTTCTTCGAGCGTCCAAATCAACTTACAGCCGATGACAATGCAACAATTACAGAAGCCGCCgaatcaacaacagcaaggGACGCGCCAGTCGTGGGCAGGTCCATCGGTGCAACAACAAAAGCAGATAAACATTAATGCGTCGTCTGTTGTTCCGTCGCGAAATCCGGTGGCTACGCCGCAGACACCTCCCTTTGTACAAAATGACGTCCAGCTCGTGAGTATGGGCATGTCGATGAGAGCCCAAGTTCCCGGAAACGGTAGCAGCATTACTCCACAGTTGCCTATCAACGCAGATCCTGCTATTACCGGAAATTCTACGGACAGTTCGAACGAGGAAGTGATTGAAAAAGCCCCACAAACAACCGACTGCGATTGCCAACTTAAAGCAATGGTTATGTGCCAGCGGTGTGGCGCATTCTGTCACGATGATTGCATCGGCCCAACTCAGCTCTGCTTTACCTGTATTATTCCATGA